In Salmo salar chromosome ssa14, Ssal_v3.1, whole genome shotgun sequence, the sequence agtttgaaaaagtatgaaaaatgtacacactcactactgtaagtgtctcttgataagagcttctgctaaatgtatatgggtatactacaaagcaggatcaatgaatTCACCAGAtaacttgcctaaatattctGAAAAAACTTTTATTGTTTAGAAAGATTAACTTGAAATGAGTATGGTGTAATTGActcaacaaacaaaaacatatacTTAAGTTTGTCTTTCTTAATGAATCAGAGAATCTATAGTTAATTCTGTTTATCAAAACTgtctggctaactcattgatcctgcttttgtagtatacccctctggtgtaaaggaagggaaaTATAGCTACATCATAACTCAAACTCTGTTTAGTTTCAGCAACAGAATAACTGATCAAATTAAAGAGTTATTTGAGAAAAACATTTGCCGGACAGTTTCCATTAAATCCAGCAAGTTTGGAAAATAAAACATATCCCTCATCCTTACAGACTGCCAGTGATAGTACTTAATTATAATTCAAATGGTACAGCCAATACCACATCTCAGTTCAACTTAAGTACAGAATGGGGCTGAAACTCACTGGAGATAATTGGCTGAGTTACACTCTGGCTTGATTTAAGTTCCTTCAGCATGACATTCCATCCTATCTAAACCACATTGTGTGGGCTGAATGAATACCTATGAAGTGACTCCGTTCCAGGCAGAGTCGGGTGACCTAAATGTTTTTGTTCAGTCCTCATTCTCATGCATCTTACATACATAAACGACTTTTAAGGCGTCAATTATGACTCTTGATCAGAGTTTGATTCAAGtttgaaaaaatgttttaccAGAGTTTAAAGCATTTTTCTTTGACTTCATCTGATCTCGAACATTAACATTTTCAGGCTCTATGCACACACCTTTAAGATTTCATCCCCCACCCTTCATGTTTGCTCATCTAAAAATTGGAGCTTTCTGACATAGTTTTTGCAGTATGGGGGTCAATTTAGGCAACTTCCAATTCATGAAATGATTATAAATTCACCTGAATAATCAAATTGTGGCTCAAACCTGCCTTTTGCCAATCTACACCATTCAGATCACAAGTCAAAGAGGAGGAAGAGCAACCAGCAACACCACGATTGGGATAGATCCAACTCAGTTGTATTGTATTTTCTAGGGTTACGGAGTGCTTTtgccctgtgtgtctcttgactgATTTAAGTATTCTATTTGGTCTGGCCTTATGCCTTTCATCTCAATGGTTAAGGAGAGGGGCTGAGCCACTGGAGTAATTAGCTCACCCAGACGTCTCACATTCCTCATTTGAAATTATGTTATTGCTGGCCACGCAGCTCACGCATTTGTGGTTCCAGGTCGTCGTTTCAAATCCAGGCATTTCAGGATCATTAAACATAATCTGGAACTCAATCAAACCTGCACTGCTAGGATACCagtacagttgaaaaatataatgATTTAATGGAGCATTTGTGTTTCCTACCCAGCTAGCCTgaattttctaatgatcatggcCATGGCGTCAATAAGGTCCATTCCAGCCTAACAACTATTTTATTTTGCTTTCCCCTAACAGGAAGTGCTGGCTCACTACTCCCATAGGGCGCTGGATGATGACATGCGCACCCAAATGGCTGCTGATTGGGTGAACCGAGAGCAAGGCGTGGCTGGCACCATCGCCCAGGAGGTGGCGGCAACAGATCGAGAACTTGAGGAGGCCAGGCTGGCCGGCCGGGAGCTTCGCTTTCACAAGGAAAAGAAGGACATCCTGATGCTGGCTGTTGGCCAACTGGATGCAGCCAACACTGCCACCCTGCCTTCAACCTGCTAGGTATACGCTGGATTCCAACCCCATAACTTGATTCACTTCCATCTGCCCACGTTGACTTCCCCCTCGCGGTTCTCAAAAAGTCTACATAGGTGTGGGAAACATAATAGTAACTCTGCATAGCTTCCACCATATGGCTTTTACCTATTCAGTCCGATCAGATCTGCGAGTTGGGAGTCAAGGGCAGATGGAAGGAAGTTGGTTGTCAGTTTGGAATCTGGCCTTAGAGATGGAATGAGGAAAAGTGGCCAATAACCATTGATTGTATAGAGACTAGCAAGGCAGCCATTTAGGAGCTTTCAATTATAAAACAGTGAGTGTTCTTAGATCTTTCCGCAGTTTTTTCTAGCCCAGTACTAATACGCCTGATTCAGCTTATGAAGGTCTTGACAATaagttgattagttgaatcagatatGTTAGTGCTAGTTTAGAACGAAATCTTTAGGACCAGGATCGAATAATAAGAAGTCATTGAGGTCCTTTTGTGCTGCCATGTTATTGGGTTTGTGAAATTCACATGGAATAATGAACTGTTATCATTCCTTTCATTCCCTTTCTATACTGGTAGACAACGCTACCACATGGGTAAAGTTAAAGCCCATCACTTGCCTTTAATGATCGTACAGGACATAATCACAAGGATATTGTCACAGAACGATCTTTCTCACCAAAATAGACCAATGTCTGTTGCATAAGCATGATCTATCACTTCATTGAGGACTATGAAAGTTATTTGAACATTTATGTATAGCTCTTACATTACAGATGTTATATACAgaggtaggatcttaatttgatcactcttttgttgctgagaattttcctgcaccacaggaaatgcagatgaacttttgtaattgacataaatttactgaaaacccacactaacacacggtTATATAGTATTTCatttttcatgtagcctacttttggccagataAAAGCCTAACCACCgctcaagcaacattatggactaaacgttcaaatcctgttgctgcaggattattttgctgtaccacataggtcaaattaagatcctacatctgtagagtcTATCATTAATGATAGCCAGCCTTATTTGCGAAGAAAGAACCACTCCTCCGACTCAAACTGATGTCACTTGTAAAATAACTAATTGCCTAGCTTTGCTTGCTAGAATGGGTTGTTTACACGAATGTCAGTTATCCAACAGTTTTTTTCTGGCCTTGCAGCTTAATGACTAAACTTTCAGTGTTATCATTCTAAGTCAGGATCATTTACTGTCACTAAGCCATTTTAAACTCTATTATTAGGCTAAAACGTACACAAGTAATTTAGCCGATACTGAGATCCGGATTGACAACTGCATTGGTGCTAACTACTGTTTAAATCTGAGTAATGTGTGCAACACAAAAACATAGCAAACACAGTGCACAAATGTAAGAGTTTGTAGTAATATATGGGATTGCAGTTTCCCCCTAACCACAAGTTACTCTCAAGATAAAACATTTAGAACAATTCaaaggacaaaaaaaaaacattatcaaTGTAGAATCTCCATCATAAATGCTCCATGGAATgtgtttttagtccaggactaggcttaatcttttAGCCATTATGAAATAACAGTGGATCCTTTGTAAATTCTTTTGAATTTATGTTGTTTGGGGGAATTTCACAAAGGCTTTACCATACCGGTACGAAATGTTGTCTAGTCATGCGAACTGTTACTCAGAAATTCTCTTGAAATAGACCCATTTTAGAAAACACATTTATTCAGGGGTCAGAAcacacagagaatacacacaTGTTCACATTGAATACCAGTAAATGCCTATTTCATATCACAATGGCAATATCACACTGACAGCTACAGTAAAAAATGAATGCGAATAAAATGCACCAAACATCACGCTAATGTTGTATCATAGTCCCAATGTCCTCTTGGGTTTAACATTGTATCCTACTTTTTACATGTCTCTTGATGGAATTGTCTATGGTATTTGTTTTAAGAAAATAAGCAGAGAAAAAGATTTAGCTAACTTGCCCTAACTTTCCTGAATGTAATCATATCCCAATAGCAACAGCAGCGCAAAATAAGTTGACGAGATGCCCATTGGATAGCATTTACATTGCTTCTTCTTTCATTGACAGTATCGGTTAGTGTTTTTAGTTTTCCTACCAAGCCAGGGTAAGGCATTTCCCGTGGTTCTTAATTTCTATAGACCTGGCACCTGTTACTACAAACAAAAGCCATATCAATTGAAGTGCAATCCATTGTATGCTTGTCCTAATTAAATTAAGAAATGTACCTTTTGTTAAAACATACACAGccaggtccataattattggcacccttaaaaaaagatgagcaaaaaagactgtatcaaataaataatacaaatactaagCTATATTTCATGGTTAAAAAAAAGGGGAAATttgattattttatactaatataaTTGCTCAGAGCAGGAACTTTCGTTTAAccagtaataaaaaataaaaaaataaaaaagataggGGTAaaactccagcaccctccccttgcaaGGATAATGACACAGAGCCTCTATCTAAAATGTTTTAtaagattggagaacacattgggaggaagcttagaccattcctccatacagaatctttccagatccttgatatccttcgtctgcgcttatggactgccctcttcaattcaaaccacaggtttttaatggggttcaagtccggagactgagatgacctttgcaaaatgtagattttgtggtcaattaaccatttctttgtggatgttgatgtgtgcttggggttattgtcttgctggaagatccatttgcaacCAAGTGTCATCCTTCACTTGCGCCCAAGTGTTTTTGGCTAAAACGTCCTGGTACTTTGTAAAGTtgatgatgccgttgaccttaaggtccccaggaccagtggaagcaaaatagccccataacataaaaaatgcaccaccatattttaccatagatatgaggtacttttctgctAATGCTTCTGTTTTTCAACGCCAAACCCAcaactggtgtgcgtggccaaagagctctattttcatgtaatCTGAcctgtcctggggcccttgttaaggtcaatggcATCATGAACTTGTAATTTTTAGCCAAAaccctggttgcctctgccaggaggagGCTGACACTTGGCTGCAAGTAGATACCTGACTGTATTTGTCTTAGCTATTGGAAATCATATTTCATGAAGTGTCTGGTAGGTGTATTCTCCCATCATGCTTATTTGTGTGactcatatatattttttgtatttttcttttaaGTGTATGTAATGGTGTGTTACAGATGGTTTTTATGGCAGTTGTCTGCTCACCATTAATCACATACATTGTTAAAAAATGGAGTTTTTTAATGTTTGGGTCCCACTTTTATATAAAGTGTAGCTAAAACAACCAATCTTACATGGTAATTAATTATATTGGCAGGTATATTGTTCACATTGTTtccaatttcattttttttccaAATCCAATACTTTTATAAATGTAATTTACCAGATTGTTAATGTGTACCTACACTGTAATTACACTAAACCTATCTGTGTAATTACCATGTAAATACATGTTTTAGCGACACTTAATATAACTTGGGACTAATGTTTGCGTGTTATTCCTTTTAACACAGGTTGCAATCTTTTTATAGACTGTTCAGTCATGTTATTACCCTGCCTTCTCGCTTATCAAGTTGTGCATGATTCATAAATCCATTTGTACAAAATGTGATCTATATAAACTTTGTTTTATACAGTCCTTATGTATTTTATATGACCAGTTTTAAATTGTTACTTTTTTACTCAATGTAGGTTTCTATTTAGATTTGTATACATAAAATGCAATAAAGCAGCCAAAAACAACCCTCACTGATTCCAATGTCATCCGTTATGAAAGAATTAAAAGAAAAGCGTAATTTGCTGGAGCACACTTCCTCATGAGAAATCAGTTCTCCTAAAAACCCAGAATCTCTGATTGTCTGTTTTTCCACTAAAACAGACTCCGAAGTGCCTTTCTACTATCTTACTTCAAGTCACAGAGTCCTTTTCTTCCTCTTCCCTGATGACCTGCATTAACAGAGCTACGGTGAGGATGTGGGGGAGGAGGGATCATTGAAGCCCACAGACACAGTGGGGGTGCTATTACTGCGGAGCCGTGGCTCAGGCACTGTGCCTCCCAGCTGACGGATAGAGTTGCACATAGGACAGGGGTAGTCCGAGAGGCCCTCGATGTCCTTGAAAGCCTGGTTAATGATGCGACCCCTGCACTGGTCACAGTAGAAGTGTCCGCAGACCAGGCGCTGCAGCCGAGCCTCGTAGGAGATGCAGCTCTGGCAGTGCGGTGGGTCGAGGTCCAGGGAAAGACTACACGTCTGAGGGCTGCTCTCCTTGGCAACATGTACCACTGTCGCCTCTGCTGGCGAGCTGTTTCAGGGGGAAGAAGGAAACCAATGTTCATTACCTCTTAAGACCTAGCTACCATTCATTTCAGccttataatatacagtatacactcccgtacgtatttatttggacagtgaaggtAAAAgttttaatttggctctatactccagcattttggatttgcgATCAAATGTTTCgtatgaggtgacagtacagaatgtcatctTTTATTTTAGGGTATTTATCAAtttaaccgtttagaaattaaatcactttatgtatctagtccccacatttgaaggtgtcataagtatttggacaaattccctGTATTAATGTTTCCAAAAGTTTTGTAtttagtcccatattcctagcatgcaatgactacatcaagcttgtgactggaCAAATGTGGATGtattttgttttggttgtgttttggattatgttgtgcccaatagaaatgaatgttaAATGATGTATTGTTTCATTTTGGGGTCACtattttgtaaataagaatataatatttacatttacattacatttacatttaagtcatttagcagacgctcttatccagagcgacttacaaagtggtgcattcaccttatgatatccagtggaacaaccactttacaatagtgcatctaaatattttaagggggggttagaaggattactttatcctatcctaggtattccttaaagaggtggggtttcaggtgtctccggaaggtggtgattgactccgctgtcctggcgtcgtgagggagcttgttccaccattggggtgccagaccagcgaacagttttgactgggctgagcgggaactgtgcttcctcagaggtaggggggccagcaggccagtggtggatgaacgcagtgcccttttttgggtgtagggcctgatcagagcctgaaggtatggaggtgccgttcccttcacagctccgtaggcaatcaccatggtcttgtagcggatgcgagcttcaactggaagccagtggagagagcggaggagcggggtgacgtgagagaacttgggaaggttgaacaccagacgggctgcggcgttctggatgagttgtaggggtttaatggcacaggcagggagcccagccaacagcgagttgcagtaatccagacgggagatgacaagtgcctggattaggacctgcgccgcttcctgtgtgaggcagggtcgtactctgcgaatgttgtagagcaacatataatatgtttctgaacacttctacatttatgtggatgctaccatgattacggataatcatgaatgaatcgtgaataatgatgagagagaaagTTACAGGCACTAAGATCATatctccaagacatgctaacctctcaccattaccaataacaggggaggtaaaacagatatgtatgaaagtACCCTAAAATGAAAGGTGACATTCTATACTGTCGCCTCATATTAAATAtatgatctcaaatccaaaatgctggagtatagagcctaattaaaagttttagcttcactgtccaaatgaaTATGCTATAGCTTTTAAACTGAACATGTAAATGTGACAACTTGACAACTCTAGTTCAACaaagtgtctgagtgtgtgagaaaaAGCATATGGTTAGGTCACCTCCATTCTACAGGCCTCCATTTTGTGCCAGGGAGATTACATTCAGTGTATTTTCGGTTGTGTATCAGCTATAACTCAATGCTTGTTCAAGGATTTTAGTCAGTTAAAGTGTTGGTAACCTAAACTAAAGTTAACTATCAGAAATAGAAGAGTTCATATTCCATGTACTTTGGTCTATAACTCTATTTGTCTGTGGATTATATAGCCTAAATTACGCAAATTGGCAACCACTCACCTTTGAGCAGTAGATTTTGCACGTCGGGAACAATCAAAGCCCATGGCAGCAAGGAGTCCACGCATAAAGTCCATCTGAGACTTTTCATGATACCTCTGGCAAGACAAAGATATCAATTATTTGTTCTCTTTGTTGTCCATTTTCTCACTAAACCAAGGAGCCTGTAGCCACAGGAGCCTGTATCCCATGTACCTATTACTCAAGTTGTTAGTGATTCCTGTAACATTGACTTGAAACAACTATTTAAAAAGTCAGTTAAGTGAACAAACTTGTTCTGAAACCGGCACAGCCAGGTATGTGGCCACTTTATCTTATCCAAGAAGTCACGCTCAAGTGAGATGTAAACTCGAGGAGCCTGTTTTGCAGGTGTTTCCATTAAGATAAAGTCACTGTTAGACAGACAATGACAATTACACAGAAGTGCATAGCCTGAACCCGAAAGTCACACATCATAAGAgataccattataatacattgtcAAAACAGGCAGAGACAAAGGTATAGGCCTATGAAAATGTTACAatgtatttgtaattatgttccagccccccgaccatctgctcaagaaaaaaattggccagcagctgaatctagttgatgatccctgctcaacccacaattcaaacaataacaaagcagatCCCCCACTCCCCTATCCCCCGCCTCTGTTTTCGTAAAAAGTTGAGGGATGGGCCTGAagaaaggactgaccatccatgatatcaatattatagttttaaccatgttttgaggcaatacagtgtttgtttacatttacattgtttgcaggcattggagtaaaacaagcttatattttaggTTCTGATGTGGTAcgactaagctcatgaggcattcatTCATACGttttattcttcaagaatcaatgggtatccaaaaatggatgtactaACTGTAGTTTGACCCTATAAAGAATGCACGATTCAGCACGATATTGGCAAAAaatttagaaaatagtgaaaTGTGATATTAGCAGAGTGTAGTTTTTATaatatgtgtgtggttgggcagcTGCATCTTGAATGAGAGCTCACCGGTACAGACAGCCCACCACTAGAGAGCGACTTGATCTAATTGCGTTCTTTGGTTTTGCCGGATATGTTTCCTGCCCATCAGATTAGCAACTTCCGCATAACGCTGCCCTCACGCCGGATTTAACATGGCGGCGGGACCGATTTCGGAGCGTAACCAAGGTAGATATGTCTTTATATTGTACTATGAACTTCATCAAATGTATCCATACGAGTAGTTTCCATTACATCTGAACCCATGGCCTGAAAATTATAGCTATAAATCTAGCTGAATGAAGACGTAGCTAGCCATATGCCTTGTCTGTGTGACTCAATTCCATTGCCAAACAAAGCTCGTTTACAAACCAACGTTTGCCATATGTATTGTAAcaagctagatagctaactatgTATTTTTATGTCCTGCCAGACTCGTCCGATTTGTCTCTAATGAATCTGCCGGGCTATGAATGGGTAGCTAGCTAGTTCAAGGCAGGGCCAAATACCTAAATGGCACTGGCTCAAAGAGGGTAACTAGCTAGCTGGACATGTTCCTAGCCTTGGTTGACTTCGCGCGTTGGGCGCACACAATTTTTACATTCAGCAACATTTAAGTAATTccgcagatgttcttatccagagcgatttttttttaaaatatatatttttgtcacacaccggataggtgcagtgaaaccggagacctttcggttactgcccccaacgctcttaaccgttaGGCTGCACCCTACTTACGGTCCCTGTCTTTGGCAAAACTGCGCTCGTTTTGCAGGGTTTGTGCTCTTGAACCAAAGACGTGATGTAACTGCAGCGAATGCGTGGAAACTAGATTTAATAGTTTCTTGTACACTGCTCGGTAATGTAAGTAATAGGAACCGATTGTGGGTATAGGATATAGTTTCCACTATAGGATAAGTGTTGCTAAAAACAGGTAACGGTAGTCATTTCCGCACGGCTTGAGAATATCTTGTATGGCATGGGACCATAACAAGGTTTTATGTTTGGTTTTATACCCATCCACTTAATGTTTTGCTGTCTCTGTCACTATAGATGCCACTGTGTATGTGGGTGGTCTGGATGAGAAAGTGGCAGAGCCACTGCTGTGGGAGCTCTTCCTACAGGCTGGGCCTGTGGTCAACACACACATGCCCAAAGACAGAGTCACAGGACAACACCAAGgtaagtaacacacacactcataaacaaCGCATTGGTAACAAAACGGACACATACCATCAGTAAGACCAATCAGATATGCCACACTTTGTTGTCTAACCCCAGGGTTTCTTTCAAATGGTGAGGTGGCGCACTCATGTTTGAAAATAAGAACTGTGTAAAACTAGCCTATGCAAAGAAGACAGATCATTGTAGATTAGGTCTATGCTATTAAAGCAAACCCATCACTTGTTGATGTCATGTCATTTTTGGAGACTCCTTTAGAGACAAAtagcctgtaaaaaaaaaaatgctgatcAGGAATATAACCGTTAAAGTCTTATTGAATGTTATTCTTTCCTCTGTCCCCACCCCTTCGTAAGGCTATGGCTTTGTTGAGTTCCTCAGTGAAGAGGATGCGGACTACGCCATCAAGATTATGAACATGATTAAACTATACGGCAAGCCCATCCGTGTCAACAAGGCCTCAGCGCACAACAAGAACCTGGATGTTGGCGCCAACATCTTCATCGGTAACCTGGACCCGGAGATTGACGAGAAACTCCTCTACGACACGTTCAGCGCCTTTGGGGTCATACTCCAGACGCCCAAGATCATGCGCGACCCGGACACTGGCAACTCCAAGGGCTACGCCTTCATCAACTATGCCAGTTTCGATGCCTCTGACGCGGCCATTGAGGCCATGAATGGCCAGTACCTGTGCAACCGACCAATTACGGTGTCATATGCCTTCAAGAAGGACTCCAAGGGCGAGCGGCACGGCTCGGCCGCTGAACGCCTCCTAGCTGCTCAGAACCCGCTTTCGCAGGCTGACCGGCCGCATCAGCTGTTCGCAGATGCACCGCCTCCCCCCTCTGCCTCGACGCCTGTCCTCACCACCCTGGGACCCGGGATGCCCATGcctggtaagtgtgtgtgtgcgcgcacgcaaGTGTGTGCACCAGGGTTAAAGAGTTTTATTTCAGcttcatcaatcaaatcaaatgtatttataaagcccttcttacatcagctgatgtcacaaagtgatgtacagaaacccagcctaaaatcccaaacagtaGGTAATGCAggcgtagaagcacggtggcttggaaaaactccctagaaaggccgggaCCTAGGAACAGACCgagaaaggaaccaggctatgagggctgtgccaggtggagattagacagaacatggccaagatgttcaaattttCATAAATTAcctgcagggtcaaataataataatcacaatggttGTAAAGGGTGcagcaggtcagcacctcaggagtaaatgtcagttggcttttcagggctgatcattcagagtatctctaccgctcctgctgtctagagagttgaaaacagcaggtttgGGACATGGTAGCAtgttcggtgaacaggtcagggttccatagccgcaggcagaacagttgaaactggagcagcagcgagagggagagcaagcgaacatacttaaattcatacgggacactggataagacaggagaaatactccagatataacaggctGACCCTagacccccgacacaaactattgcagcataaatactggaggctgagactttgccaaagcacagcccccacaccactagagggataacttcaaccaccaacttactatcctgagacaaggccgtgtATTGCCCACATAGATCTCCCCCAAGTATAGCCCACATAGATCTCCCCCGCGGCATGAACCCGGGGGGGGGggcaacccggacaggaagatcacgtcagtaattcaacccactcaagtgatgcacccctcctagggacggcatggaagagcaccagtaagccagtgacttagcccctgtaatagggttagaggcagagaatcccagtggagagaggggaaccagcaaggcagagacagcaagggcggttcgttgctccagtgcctttccgttcaccttcacactcctgggccagactacactcaatcataggacctactgaagagctgAGTCTTCAATTAAGACTTAAAGGtcaagaccgagtctgcgtctctcacatggacaggcagaccattccataaaaattaagCTCTATTAGAAAGCCCTGCCTCccgctgtttgcttagaaattctcgGGACAGTAAGTAGGCCTGCgttttgtgaccgtagcgtacctgtaggtatgtacggcaggaccaattCAGAAAAGAtatgtaggagcaagcccatgtaatgctttgtaggttgcagtaaaaccttgaaatcagccctagccttaacaggaagccagtgtagagaggctagaactggagtaatatgataacattttttggttctagtcaagaatCTAGCATCCGTGTTTGGCACtatctgaagtttatttagtgctttatctaggtgccggaaagtagagcattgcagtcgtctaacctagaagtgacaaaagcatggattcatttttttgcataatttttggacagaaagttcctGATTTcagcaatgttacgtagatggaaaaaagctgtccttgaaacagtcttgatacgttcgtcaaaagagagatcagggtccagagtaacgcagatgtccttcagttttatttgtgacgactgtacaaccatcaagattaattgtcagattcaacagaagatctctttgtttcttgggacctagaactagcatttctgttttgtctgagcttaaaagtagaacatttgccgccatccacttatgtctgaaacacatgcaattttggagcttcaccatgtttcatcgaaatgtgtgtcatccgcatagcagtgaaagttaacattatgtttccgaatgacataactaagaggtaaaatatattgtgaaaacaatagtggtcgtaaaacggagccttgaggaacaatGGAAtttagttgatttgtcagaggacaaaccatccacagagacgaactgatatctttccgacagataagatctaaaccaggtcaGAACTTGTCCgggtagaccaatttgggtttccaatctctccaaaagaatgtggtgatcgatggtatcaaaagcagcactaaggtcaaggagcacgaggacagatgcagagcctcggtctgacgccattaaaaggtcatttaccaccttcacacgtgcagtctcagtgctatgatggggtcgaaaaccag encodes:
- the LOC106570189 gene encoding uncharacterized protein; this encodes MDFMRGLLAAMGFDCSRRAKSTAQSSPAEATVVHVAKESSPQTCSLSLDLDPPHCQSCISYEARLQRLVCGHFYCDQCRGRIINQAFKDIEGLSDYPCPMCNSIRQLGGTVPEPRLRSNSTPTVSVGFNDPSSPTSSP
- the LOC106570187 gene encoding LOW QUALITY PROTEIN: splicing factor 3B subunit 4 (The sequence of the model RefSeq protein was modified relative to this genomic sequence to represent the inferred CDS: deleted 1 base in 1 codon), with translation MAAGPISERNQDATVYVGGLDEKVAEPLLWELFLQAGPVVNTHMPKDRVTGQHQGYGFVEFLSEEDADYAIKIMNMIKLYGKPIRVNKASAHNKNLDVGANIFIGNLDPEIDEKLLYDTFSAFGVILQTPKIMRDPDTGNSKGYAFINYASFDASDAAIEAMNGQYLCNRPITVSYAFKKDSKGERHGSAAERLLAAQNPLSQADRPHQLFADAPPPPSASTPVLTTLGPGMPMPGMPPPGAFPPVPPPGSMPPGMPMPPAPGTPGPQGGGSGPPPGPPPFHQGMHPGMPQMSMHPHGHPPGMVPPPGPPGSNQHRAPPPPGMPPHPHMGMPPRGPYGHPMGHPMHPGMRGPPPPMPPPGYGGGPPRPPPFGFQRGPPMPPRPPGGPPRGPMRGPMPP